The Flaviramulus sp. BrNp1-15 genome has a window encoding:
- a CDS encoding RagB/SusD family nutrient uptake outer membrane protein, whose translation MKTKKYIKHFLFVSLIIGFFSCSDNLDIAPSDQIAKENFFQSEDDFLAATGPLYNRVWFSFNDKFYFGLGDGRSNNLYAPFSDYIFPFSDFTETGLTGPLVEAWGSLYVVIQQSNRAILGIEESPVDEDIKRQYVAEARFMRGTAYWYLASLWGDAIISTDPNALVANPIVSKNPRQDVYEFAMRDLEFAAKYLPEQEKQSGRVTKYSAFGMLSRLYLSYAGLSDNPNSSTRNQEYLDLAKSAAAKVIEEGPYMLMDDYADLYKIENNNNSESMFALQWVPNGDYGVTNPHQAFFALNSEITGDDAAWGFFTRATYDVLQIYEANDLRRHATWMADGDFYPEISKENGGYEVDHENTYLTVKKGVVGSTKDNANISRMNSALNTYMLRLGEVYLNYAEATLGNDASTSDANALMYVNTLRARAGLEDLTSLSFDDLFLERRIELCMEGQFWYDLVRRSYYKQQETINYIIAQERELVIPFTYDAETNEVSIDDTRDNQTQAIGTIDEGVFLLPYPESEVVQNPLLGEDPVPYEFTEDRITDLFD comes from the coding sequence ATGAAAACAAAAAAATATATAAAACATTTTCTTTTTGTATCACTAATCATAGGCTTTTTTAGTTGTAGTGATAATTTAGATATAGCACCTTCAGATCAAATTGCGAAAGAAAACTTCTTTCAATCTGAAGACGATTTTTTAGCAGCAACCGGACCGCTTTACAATAGAGTTTGGTTTTCTTTTAATGATAAATTTTATTTTGGTTTAGGAGATGGTCGCTCAAATAACTTATATGCACCATTCTCAGATTACATTTTCCCGTTTTCTGACTTTACAGAAACTGGTCTAACAGGACCTCTTGTTGAAGCATGGGGATCATTATATGTAGTAATTCAACAATCTAATAGAGCTATTTTAGGAATTGAAGAAAGTCCTGTTGATGAAGACATTAAGAGACAATATGTAGCAGAAGCACGATTTATGCGAGGTACTGCCTATTGGTATTTGGCTTCACTTTGGGGTGATGCTATAATCTCAACAGATCCAAATGCTTTAGTAGCAAACCCTATAGTTAGTAAAAATCCAAGACAAGATGTTTATGAGTTTGCAATGCGTGATTTAGAATTTGCTGCTAAATATTTACCAGAGCAAGAAAAACAGTCAGGTAGAGTTACAAAATACAGTGCTTTTGGCATGCTTTCACGTTTATATTTATCTTATGCTGGTTTGAGTGATAATCCTAATAGTAGCACACGAAATCAAGAATACCTTGATTTAGCTAAAAGTGCAGCTGCTAAAGTTATCGAGGAAGGGCCATATATGTTAATGGATGACTATGCAGACTTGTACAAAATAGAAAACAACAATAACTCAGAGTCTATGTTTGCGCTTCAATGGGTTCCAAATGGAGATTATGGTGTTACAAATCCACATCAAGCCTTTTTTGCACTAAATTCTGAAATTACTGGAGATGATGCCGCTTGGGGATTTTTTACCAGAGCTACATATGATGTTCTACAAATCTATGAAGCAAACGATCTAAGACGTCATGCAACTTGGATGGCAGACGGAGATTTTTATCCAGAAATTAGTAAAGAAAATGGTGGATACGAAGTTGACCACGAAAACACTTATCTTACTGTAAAAAAAGGAGTTGTAGGTTCTACAAAAGATAATGCTAATATTTCAAGAATGAATTCGGCATTAAATACATACATGCTTAGACTAGGTGAAGTGTACTTAAACTATGCAGAAGCAACATTAGGTAATGATGCAAGTACATCTGATGCAAATGCATTAATGTATGTTAATACACTTAGAGCGAGAGCAGGTTTAGAAGATTTAACAAGTTTATCTTTTGATGATCTTTTCTTAGAAAGAAGAATTGAACTGTGTATGGAAGGTCAATTCTGGTATGACTTAGTAAGAAGATCTTATTACAAACAACAAGAAACAATTAACTACATAATTGCTCAAGAAAGAGAGCTTGTTATTCCTTTTACTTATGACGCAGAAACGAATGAAGTTTCAATAGATGACACTCGAGATAATCAAACTCAAGCAATTGGCACAATAGACGAAGGTGTTTTTCTTTTACCTTATCCAGAGTCTGAAGTAGTACAAAATCCATTATTGGGTGAAGATCCAGTGCCATATGAATTTACTGAAGATAGAATAACAGATTTATTTGATTAA
- a CDS encoding TonB-dependent receptor, whose translation MKKLLIKKRSHHQQFLRFDLKMKLSILFLFVTLFTLHANNSYSQRTKVSLNLDNVTVEQLIDEIENKTDFRFVYKIKDVNLQRVITIKTNKELIGSVLEKVFNDTQTTYNVIDKQVFLTKKKDTLKPKEKPKEIGLNSENRIQDWTVKGNISDTYGVPLPGTSILEKGTTNGTQTDFDGNYTIDVSSQDAVLVVSFLGYTTKEISVNGQSTINITLIEDVASLEEVVVIGYGSLKRTDLTGSVTSVSAKSIEQSIPTSVDQVLQGRAAGVQIQQNSGAPGSSSSIRIRGISSLTGSNEPIFVIDGVIVDNQTGSSTTNPLGAINPNDIESIDILKDASATAIYGSRAANGVIIITTKRGKKGEATVNLDSYVGWQEIPKKLSLLNLQEYAIHKNTRSDLGIVQRDPNFIRPDLLGQGTDWQDELFNKALIQNYNLSFSGGNEKSTYNMGLGYLDQEGIAFGSSFERLSLRGVLDSQIKDYLKVGVNLAFNNSKQIRTVSEGSLISIALRQTPNVAVRNAEGNFDGPDNDEFVQNNPIGLASIRDNRGENSRIIGNTYAELTFFEGLKFKTTYAFDYGFSNSYTFDPSYKFGAIERDLRESTRTKANSKFYSITNLLTYNKVFGKHSVNTMLGQEYQEGSYEDLFGYRSGFLTNNATDLNLGDATTARNGNFRNANALSSYFARAFYSFDDKYLLTGTLRYDGSSRFAKENRWGWFPSVALAWRISNENFLQDNATINDLKLRLGWGTVGNQSAPNYAFTSLYGASATNQGTGLLPSNTANPDLQWETTYSSNVGLDLGLFKNRIQLTADVYYKKTEDLLLQLPLPAYAGSTGIGSTAPPVVNIGSLENKGLEISLNTVNASNEDFTWNSSLVFSLNRNKVLSLNSETGILDETLQVGSETTIVTRTAVGQPIGQFYGYKVIGRFEDATDFYYRNEAGDIVPTPLPADVNSIGENAMWIGDYIFEDINKDGVINEQDRTYIGNPSPDFTFGIGNTFSYQGFDLNIFLTGSYGNEVVNYQRRFLENPRGNTNLLSSALGYAELALIDPNGPNDYRNVQIVGGDPYMPRIAASSAASTSNFRYSDRFVEDGSYLRIQNISFGYNLPQSFVSKLGLDNLKVYSNMQNVFTFTKYSGYDPEVGSINQNALLSGIDNARYPSPQIYTIGINAKF comes from the coding sequence ATGAAAAAACTTCTTATAAAAAAAAGAAGCCATCATCAACAATTTTTAAGATTTGATTTAAAGATGAAGCTTAGTATATTATTTTTATTCGTAACCCTGTTTACTTTACATGCAAATAATTCTTATTCACAACGAACAAAAGTTTCTTTGAATTTAGATAATGTAACTGTCGAACAGTTGATAGACGAAATTGAGAACAAAACAGATTTTCGTTTTGTTTACAAAATTAAAGACGTAAATCTTCAGCGTGTAATAACCATTAAAACCAACAAAGAACTTATTGGTTCTGTTTTAGAAAAAGTTTTTAATGATACACAAACAACTTACAACGTCATTGATAAACAAGTGTTTTTAACAAAAAAGAAAGACACTTTAAAACCAAAAGAAAAACCTAAAGAAATAGGTTTAAATTCTGAAAACAGAATACAAGATTGGACTGTAAAAGGAAATATTTCGGACACATACGGTGTCCCATTACCTGGTACCAGTATACTTGAAAAAGGAACTACTAACGGAACACAAACAGATTTTGACGGTAATTATACAATTGATGTATCTAGTCAAGATGCTGTTTTAGTTGTTTCTTTTTTAGGTTATACCACAAAAGAAATCTCAGTAAATGGACAATCAACAATTAATATTACGCTTATTGAAGATGTAGCTTCTTTGGAAGAAGTTGTTGTTATAGGTTATGGTTCTTTAAAAAGAACAGATTTAACTGGATCTGTTACTTCGGTATCAGCTAAATCAATTGAACAATCAATTCCTACCTCTGTCGATCAGGTATTACAAGGTCGTGCAGCGGGTGTGCAAATTCAACAAAATAGTGGCGCACCAGGATCTAGCTCATCAATTCGTATTAGAGGTATAAGCTCTTTAACAGGATCAAACGAACCTATTTTTGTAATTGATGGGGTTATAGTTGATAATCAAACTGGTTCATCAACAACAAATCCATTAGGAGCTATAAACCCTAATGATATAGAGTCTATAGATATATTAAAAGATGCATCTGCCACAGCAATTTATGGTTCCAGAGCAGCAAATGGTGTAATAATTATAACAACTAAACGTGGTAAGAAAGGCGAAGCTACTGTAAACTTAGATTCTTACGTTGGTTGGCAAGAAATACCAAAAAAATTAAGTTTACTTAATCTTCAAGAATATGCCATCCATAAAAACACCCGATCAGATTTGGGTATTGTTCAAAGAGATCCAAATTTTATAAGACCAGATTTACTAGGTCAAGGTACCGATTGGCAAGATGAGTTATTCAATAAAGCATTAATACAAAATTATAATCTATCCTTTTCGGGAGGAAATGAAAAAAGCACATATAATATGGGTCTTGGGTACTTAGATCAAGAAGGTATTGCTTTTGGTTCTTCTTTTGAAAGATTAAGTTTAAGAGGTGTTTTAGATTCTCAAATTAAAGATTATTTAAAAGTTGGTGTTAATCTTGCTTTTAATAATTCTAAACAAATACGAACTGTTTCTGAAGGCTCTTTAATTTCTATTGCATTAAGACAAACACCAAATGTTGCGGTTAGAAATGCAGAAGGTAATTTTGATGGACCAGATAATGATGAGTTTGTACAAAACAACCCAATAGGTTTAGCAAGTATAAGAGATAATCGAGGTGAAAACTCTCGTATAATTGGTAATACATATGCCGAATTAACCTTTTTTGAAGGACTAAAATTCAAAACGACTTACGCTTTTGATTATGGATTCTCTAATAGTTATACGTTTGATCCTTCGTATAAATTTGGAGCTATTGAAAGAGACTTAAGAGAATCTACAAGAACTAAAGCTAATAGTAAATTTTACAGTATAACTAACTTATTAACTTATAACAAAGTTTTTGGTAAGCATAGTGTAAACACCATGTTAGGGCAAGAATATCAAGAAGGTAGTTATGAAGATTTATTTGGGTATAGATCTGGATTTCTTACAAATAATGCTACAGATTTAAATTTAGGAGATGCTACAACTGCAAGAAATGGTAATTTTAGAAATGCAAATGCATTAAGTTCGTATTTTGCCAGAGCATTTTATTCTTTTGATGATAAATATTTATTAACAGGTACATTACGTTATGATGGTTCGTCTAGATTCGCTAAAGAAAATAGATGGGGCTGGTTTCCTTCTGTAGCTTTAGCTTGGAGAATATCTAATGAGAACTTTTTACAAGATAATGCAACCATTAACGACTTAAAATTACGTTTAGGATGGGGTACAGTTGGAAATCAGTCTGCACCAAACTATGCATTTACTTCTCTTTATGGAGCATCTGCAACAAACCAAGGGACAGGCTTATTACCATCAAATACAGCTAATCCAGATTTACAATGGGAAACCACTTATTCAAGTAATGTAGGTTTAGACTTAGGTTTATTCAAAAACCGCATACAACTAACTGCTGATGTTTATTATAAAAAAACTGAAGACCTATTATTGCAATTACCATTACCTGCTTACGCAGGAAGCACAGGTATTGGATCTACAGCACCGCCTGTTGTAAATATTGGTTCGTTAGAAAATAAAGGTTTAGAAATATCATTAAATACTGTAAATGCTAGCAATGAAGATTTTACTTGGAATTCTAGTTTAGTATTCTCTTTAAACAGAAATAAAGTTTTATCCCTAAATTCTGAAACTGGTATTCTAGATGAAACATTACAAGTAGGTTCAGAGACAACCATTGTAACTAGAACAGCTGTAGGACAGCCTATTGGTCAATTTTACGGGTACAAAGTTATTGGTCGTTTTGAAGATGCTACCGATTTCTATTATAGAAATGAAGCTGGAGATATTGTACCAACACCATTGCCAGCAGATGTGAATAGTATAGGAGAAAATGCCATGTGGATAGGTGATTATATTTTTGAAGATATTAATAAGGATGGCGTAATTAATGAGCAAGACAGAACTTATATTGGTAACCCATCACCAGACTTCACTTTTGGTATAGGTAACACGTTTTCATATCAAGGTTTTGATTTAAATATCTTTCTTACTGGTTCCTACGGAAATGAAGTAGTTAATTACCAAAGACGCTTCTTAGAAAACCCAAGAGGTAATACAAACTTATTGTCATCTGCTTTAGGTTATGCTGAATTAGCGTTAATTGATCCAAATGGACCAAACGATTACAGGAATGTTCAAATTGTTGGTGGAGATCCTTACATGCCTAGAATAGCTGCATCATCAGCAGCTTCAACATCTAACTTTAGATATAGTGATAGATTTGTTGAGGATGGTTCTTATTTAAGAATACAAAACATATCATTTGGTTATAATCTTCCTCAATCTTTTGTATCAAAACTTGGTTTAGATAATCTCAAGGTTTACAGCAATATGCAAAACGTATTTACTTTTACTAAATACTCTGGTTATGACCCAGAAGTTGGTTCAATAAACCAAAATGCATTGCTTTCTGGAATAGATAATGCGAGATATCCTTCTCCACAAATTTACACTATAGGTATTAATGCCAAATTTTAA